Proteins from one Pongo abelii isolate AG06213 chromosome 19, NHGRI_mPonAbe1-v2.0_pri, whole genome shotgun sequence genomic window:
- the LOC129051221 gene encoding CMT1A duplicated region transcript 15 protein-like protein → MFSCCFPTSRGCCFRNGRSDSLFQRCQRRLIPHPRCLWPFVRRRTQVPRGSPGQVLAGQAMPEIPSGLHLHIVPVQEEIQEPMEAQTDAPGQYAEIATPAAPAVEPEPAWEEPPPERVLELEGAPAKDQIKEDLPEIMAPTVATGLSPGAESVGGERSGREGVTSTASASSSHAAPHPGHGGKHGGGDQGIQTGLLYVAGKELLSFIRTTALLLQGLFVVLILLGYILEQKVLKSIKRRLGRRVPVAPPALRCNLLCQAWMRVCNWASRLFAPNVLPRTGS, encoded by the exons ATGTTCTCATGTTGCTTCCCCACTTCGAGAGGTTGCTGCTTCAGGAATGGCAGGAGTGACAGCCTTTTCCAACGATGCCAAAGAAGGCTCATTCCTCACCCCAGATGCCTGTGGCCCTTTGTAAGAAGGCGCACCCAGGTACCACGGGGCAGCCCGGGGCAGGTCCTAGCAGGCCAGGCCATGCCAGAGATCCCATCGGGGCTGCATCTGCACATTGTCCCTGTCCAGGAGGAGATTCAGGAGCCCATGGAGGCACAGACAGATG CTCCTGGTCAATATGCAGAAATAGCAACACCTGCGGCACCAGCTGTAGAGCCAGAGCCAGCATGGGAAGAGCCCCCTCCAGAGAGAGTGCTGGAGCTGGAGGGAGCTCCAGCCAAGGACCAGATCAAGGAGGATCTGCCTGAAATCATGGCACCTACTGTCGCCACTGGCCTTAGCCCTGGAGCTGAAAGCGTGGGTGGAGAGAGAAGTGGGAGGGAAGGGGTGACTAGCACAGCTTCAGCCAGCAGCTCCCATGCTGCCCCTcatcctgggcatggtggcaaacatgGAGGTGGGGACCAGGGCATTCAAACTGGACTCCTGTACGTTGCTGGAAAGGAGCTTCTCTCATTCATTAGAACCACAGCCCTGCTGCTGCAGGGCCTGTTTGTTGTGCTAATACTGCTGGGGTATATCCTTGAGCAGAAGGTGCTCAAAAGCATTAAAAGAAGGCTGGGAAGAAGAGTTCCAGTAGCTCCTCCTGCTCTCAGATGCAATCTCCTCTGCCAGGCATGGATGCGTGTCTGCAACTGGGCATCCAGGCTGTTTGCCCCTAATGTGCTGCCCCGAACGGGCTCTTAA